Proteins encoded together in one Dermacentor variabilis isolate Ectoservices chromosome 2, ASM5094787v1, whole genome shotgun sequence window:
- the RpL36 gene encoding ribosomal protein L36 — translation MGLHYKLAVGLEKGHRVTKNESKPRPSRRKGALSKHTKFVRDLIREVCGFAPFERRAMELLKVSKDKRALKFIKKRLGTHLRGKRKRDELSNVLLAQRKAQAHKEKTEHK, via the exons ATGGGATTACACTACAAATTGGCCGTAGGCCTTGAAAAGGGCCACAGAGTCACGAAAAATGAATCCAAGCCGAGACCATCGCGGCGAAAGGGC GCCCTGTCAAAGCACACTAAGTTCGTCCGCGATCTCATCCGGGAGGTTTGCGGATTTGCACCTTTCGAGCGGAGAGCGATGGAGTTGCTGAAAGTGTCAAAGGATAAGCGTGCCCTCAAGTTCATCAAAAAAAGG TTGGGCACCCACCTGCGTGGCAAGAGGAAGCGTGATGAATTGAGCAACGTTCTGTTGGCCCAGAGGAAAGCACAGGCTCACAAGGAAAAGACTGAGCACAAGTGA